The sequence TTTTGATGTTTTTTACAATATTCGCTATTTTTATTTAACTGTGCCTGTATTACTTCTTCCTGCCAGTGAGCATTGTAAAGTCTGCAGTTCTTATCTTTGCAAAAAGGATTTCCTGTTATATGATAGAATATTGCCTGAAGAACATATCCTTTCATTACTTCAGTCATACGCAAATCATCATAATCAATAAACCTGCCTCTGAATTCTTCCTTCAAAGTATAAATATCAATCCATAACTGTTTCTTCAAATAGAATTCTCTTGGTTTAGCCGGTGCTTCTACTATTCCTGTAGTAGAAATAACCGACGGAAATCCATAAACACTGACCCGTGCATGATACCGTAAGTCTCCTTCATCCCAGGTACTAAAAAGCTGATTAGTAAAAACAATATGACAATAACTAAAATCAGATTCTTC comes from Elusimicrobiota bacterium and encodes:
- a CDS encoding DUF6775 family putative metallopeptidase, with translation MRIPSFIYLYDSGKTESLNLNEISQYLKNIFKKSKIQIRDDIITCYLSNFFFKEREKVIDNLANQMTKIKVREIEIKNTVFEPLQGEIEYEKKRLSESGNKSFGILYDGFELMTILSKLIAKEESDFSYCHIVFTNQLFSTWDEGDLRYHARVSVYGFPSVISTTGIVEAPAKPREFYLKKQLWIDIYTLKEEFRGRFIDYDDLRMTEVMKGYVLQAIFYHITGNPFCKDKNCRLYNAHWQEEVIQAQLNKNSEYCKKHQKIIKQFGTENFKNEYI